From the genome of Pelecanus crispus isolate bPelCri1 chromosome 30 unlocalized genomic scaffold, bPelCri1.pri SUPER_30_unloc_2, whole genome shotgun sequence, one region includes:
- the SNRPA gene encoding U1 small nuclear ribonucleoprotein A: protein MAVQDARPNHTIYINNLNEKIKKDELKKSLYAIFSQFGQILDILVSRSLKMRGQAFVIFKEISSATNALRSMQGFPFYDKPMRIQYAKTDSDIIAKMKGTFVERDRKREKRKPKGQDAPAAKKSGATAGTPAAGGVQGAVPGMPPLNQAPRMMHHMAGQPPYMPPPGMIPPPGMTPGGIPPGAMPPQQVMPGQMPPSQPLSENPPNHILFLTNLPEETNELMLSMLFNQFPGFKEVRLVPGRHDIAFVEFDNEVQAGAARDALQGFKITQNNAMKISFAKK from the exons ATGGCGGTGCAGGACGCGCGCCCCAACCACACCATCTACATCAACAACCTCAACGAGAAGATCAAGAAAGATG AGCTGAAGAAATCCCTCTACGCCATTTTCTCCCAATTCGGCCAAATCCTGGATATCCTGGTATCCCGTAGTTTGAAGATGAGGGGTCAagcttttgtcatttttaaagaaatcagcAGCGCTACCAACGCTCTCCGCTCCATGCAGGGCTTCCCCTTTTACGACAAACCCATG CGCATCCAGTACGCCAAGACGGATTCGGATATCATCGCCAAAATGAAAGGCACCTTCGTCGAGCGTGACCGGAAGCGGGAAAAGAGGAAACCCAAAGGCCAAGACGCGCCGGCGGCCAAAAAAAGCGGCGCCACCGCCGGCacgccggcggcgggcggcgttCAGGGAGCCGTTCCC GGAATGCCGCCGTTGAACCAGGCTCCCCGTATGATGCACCATATGGCGGGGCAGCCCCCCTATATGCCTCCACCGGGAATGATCCCCCCGCCCGGCATGACGCCCGGCGGCATTCCCCCGGGAGCTATGCCCCCGCAGCAGGTGATGCCGGGCCAGATGCCGCCATCGCAGCCG CTATCGGAGAACCCGCCGAATCacatcctcttcctcaccaACCTGCCTGAGGAGACCAACGAGTTGATGCTCTCCATGCTCTTCAACCA GTTCCCCGGTTTTAAGGAGGTGCGGTTGGTGCCCGGCCGCCACGACATCGCCTTCGTCGAGTTCGATAACGAGGTGCAGGCGGGGGCCGCCCGCGACGCCCTCCAGGGTTTCAAGATCACCCAGAACAACGCCATGAAGATCTCCTTCGCCAAAAAGtga
- the RAB4B gene encoding ras-related protein Rab-4B, with amino-acid sequence MSETYDFLFKFLVIGSAGTGKSCLLHQFIENKFKQDSNHTIGVEFGSKVVNVGGKTVKLQIWDTAGQERFRSVTRSYYRGAAGALLVYDITSRETYNALTNWLTDARTLASPNIVIILCGNKKDLDADREVTFLEASRFAQENELMFLETSALTGENVEEAFLKCARTILNKIESGELDPERMGSGIQYGDASLRQLRQPRGPQAQSRQQCSC; translated from the exons ATGTCCGAGACCTacg ATTTTCTCTTCAAGTTCCTTGTGATAGGGAGCGCCGGCACGGGGAAGTCCTGCCTCCTCCACCAGTTCATCGAAAACAAAT TCAAACAGGATTCGAACCACACGATCGGGGTGGAATTCGGCTCCAAGGTCGTCAACGTCGGCGGGAAGACGGTGAAGCTGCAAATCTGGGACACGGCCGGGCAGGAGAGGTTCAG gtCGGTGACCAGAAGCTACTACCGGGGCGCAGCGGGCGCGCTGCTCGTGTACGATATCACCAG CCGGGAAACCTACAACGCGCTGACCAACTGGCTGACGGACGCCCGCACCCTCGCCAGCCCCAACATCGTCATCATCCTCTGCGGCAATAAAAAAGATTTGGACGCCGACCGGGAGGTGACGTTCCTGGAGGCTTCGCGCTTCGCCCAGGAGAACG AGCTCATGTTCCTGGAGACCAGCGCCCTGACGGGAGAAAACGTGGAAGAAGCGTTCTTAAAATGCGCCAGGACCATATTAAACAAAATCGAATCGG GTGAGCTCGACCCGGAGAGGATGGGCTCGGGGATCCAGTACGGAGACGCGTCCCTTCGCCAGCTGCGGCAGCCCCGCGGACCCCAGGCGCAGAGCCGGCAGCAGTGCAGTTGCTAA